A window of Bacteroidota bacterium genomic DNA:
CCCAACTTTCCTTTTACATCAAACCAGTATTTTCTTCCTCCGCCAGGCAACTCTTCCCAAGTATCAAATTCTTTTTCGTTTTTTATTCGTCTTTTTTTATCCACTGCCGGAAGAAAATTCCTTTTACAAATATACGAACCTTATAGCAATGGTATAGAAAAGTTTTTTTAAGACAAATGAGGTGATTTTGTAGACGAAAAAAAGAGAATAATAATGCAAAAGATGCGAACGTATGCGAATACCGCGAATAGCAGCCGGAACTTTATTTGAATCGTTTGTAAAATCTTCTTTTGTCTTTGTCAAGGCGGGCGAACCAAATGATATTACTCAATAGTTTTATTCCTATGCGATAAGTTGCATTCCGTGTTTTAAGTTTAAATCTATAATGTGTATCTCTGCCGCGAATGGGAACTATTCCGGAAAGATTTTCTAATGTTGCTGCTTTTGCGGTCTCCTTAATTCTCGCTTCGAGCAATGCGGATAATTCATGGTCGTGCTTATACTTGCGGGCATCTTTAATGAAGCCCTTAGTCAATTCGTATTCCATGTTCCTTGAAAAATCTTTTCACTTCTTCTTTAGAAGCTTTTCCACTTTTCATTCCTTCTTCTATGCTATCTGAAAGCAGCAAGTCAAATTCATCATCATTATCCTCTTTGTCGCTTAAAATTTTTGCAGGAACTTTCAGCAATTTAATCGCCTCAAGTATTCTTGAATACATTTTTTTGCTGGTGGGTTTTATTAAAATCGCATTCATAAATTTTCTTTTTATTCAAAGATAATTATTTTTCATAAATGTTTCTTAAATGCATGAGGTGATTTTGTAGACGAAAAAGAGTGCGGATTACGAATCTTCTGCGGATTTACGAAATCACGAATGGATGCAAATAATCCGAAACAACCAAGAAATAGTTTTACCAAAGGGAATAGTTTTTTTGTTTAATTCAAAAAATATTGCTGAACAAAACAAAAAAGAGAAAAGAAAAATCTTTTCAGCATTCAATTTTTCATCTCTTTGTTTTAGGACTTAACATTTTCGCTTATACTTTAAAGGGATTGCCGGCATTTTTTTCAATGTCATTGAAACCGGGTCCACTCCGATTCCTACATTTTCCAACGCCACCACACCTAAAATCGGTTCCACTTTTTCCGGTCCGAAAATCACCTGCACCACCGTTTCTGCGCCCATGAATAAAATTCTTGCAAAGCCATATTCCACTTCATGCGGCTGACCGTTTGCTAATTCATAAGTTGCTTTGCCTTCGGGCTGAACTCCTGCTTTTGCAAGTTCGTCCTTTGGCGCCATACAGTGAATTGCCCCGGTGTCAACTAAAAACAATGCCTCATACCCTGGTTTTGATTTCGCCAGATTTGATATTTTGGCTGTTACTTTGGTTATTCCCATTTTTATTCTTTTTATTCAAAGATAATTATTTTTCACGAGCGCAAACGAATGAGGTGATTTTGTCCCATAGGGACTCCTTGCGGAGCAGACGAAGAAAAGCGTTACGAATTACACGAATTAAAAGCCCCTGATGGAAATTATACCGAGGGTTCAAAAATAATTTGAGAGAAGCGGTAAAAATATCGTTACATTTTTTCACTTTATCGTTACAATTTGGGGAGGGATATTAATGTCGCGCTCAAATATCTTAACGTCTTGCTCAAAAATGTAAACAATCTTTCACTTTATCGTTACAATTTGTGACGGGATGATATCATCTTGTCACTTTATCTTAACGTTTTGTTACAAATCATTAATGTCGTGCACCATTATCGTAACGTCCCGCTCAAAAACGGTAACGTCTTGTCACTTTATCTTAACGTCCTGCGTCAAAATGTAAACGTCTTGCGTCAAAACATTAACGTTTTTGGGAGCGATGCACATTGTTTTTGTCAGCATGTTTCAAAATTGTTCTGAAATTGAAATGCTGATTTGTCATAGCTAAAACGAAGGAAAAACCTCTGAATTTTTTTATGCTTACCTGAAACAAAAACGAGATTCCTCGCCCGGTTCGGAATGACAGTGAAAATAGGAGGGTAAAATTAGCGCGGACATACAATTTCTGCTGAAAGAAAAATTTAATGTCCGCGCCTTGCATTAACTATTAAAATGTCATTCCGAATCCCGCAGTAGGCGGGAAGAGGAATCTCCAAAATTATTTTCAGAATTTTTATCCGACCAAATTATTTTTTCATCTCCTTCCTCTAAGAAAACCTGCACTTCATAGGAGAAAACTCAAATCCCATAGGAGAATTACGGGCATTCGTCCCATTTAACATTTTTTAACTTCTACCAAATCAGTAGTGGTTTGGCATGGGATTTGCTCTATGTAAACCAGCAATGTCTTA
This region includes:
- a CDS encoding clan AA aspartic protease; this encodes MGITKVTAKISNLAKSKPGYEALFLVDTGAIHCMAPKDELAKAGVQPEGKATYELANGQPHEVEYGFARILFMGAETVVQVIFGPEKVEPILGVVALENVGIGVDPVSMTLKKMPAIPLKYKRKC